One Mycolicibacterium goodii genomic region harbors:
- a CDS encoding rhodanese-like domain-containing protein: protein MDDVEVAQANIAAVPTTFDESVVLLDVREHDEWQRGHVAGAQHIPMGEVPARMAEIDPDAELYVICHAGGRSLRVANYLARNGYTPINVEGGMLAWAGAGRPLITDDGSAGAI from the coding sequence ATGGACGATGTGGAAGTCGCACAGGCGAACATCGCCGCCGTACCCACGACGTTCGACGAGTCGGTGGTACTGCTCGACGTCCGCGAGCACGACGAGTGGCAGCGCGGTCACGTCGCGGGCGCTCAGCACATCCCGATGGGCGAGGTCCCGGCGCGGATGGCCGAGATCGACCCCGATGCCGAGTTGTACGTGATCTGCCACGCCGGCGGCCGCTCGCTGCGGGTCGCGAACTACCTGGCCCGTAACGGCTACACCCCCATCAATGTCGAGGGCGGCATGCTGGCCTGGGCGGGCGCGGGCCGCCCCCTGATCACCGACGACGGCAGTGCGGGCGCCATCTGA
- a CDS encoding DUF4328 domain-containing protein has protein sequence MIQVCSQCGTRWNVRDRQRSWCPRCGGGLLAPSAPESQWAGQSRPQAQQAQRAQARLAPGYRWIAVRPGAPPPARPQRRPLGPTPRYHTIPRWGLFQDFGVAEHQQQSTRTGPTAHTVRLVMVLAMIALAGAAFAHILRYVLLLINRSVLLHPVIAWGGVLLGMLASLLVLAVMAITVVTIISWLVARRREAYSQRGQEDPRSALELWVWCLVPAVNVLMAPVLVLELARLENRLTLLRRPIVVWWIVWALSAIVATWSIASTVFVTFFNNTPQNIADNTVTVTIGYLLGLAALLLAYRVFQGFEAAQTGGRNVRRWVVVAEGAASPAAPSTASTDTTTKPDTAEQPDREPADEQAQRRESAVAVERAGQNPAA, from the coding sequence ATGATCCAGGTGTGTTCGCAGTGCGGGACGCGCTGGAACGTGCGCGACCGTCAGCGGTCGTGGTGCCCCCGCTGCGGCGGTGGCCTGCTGGCCCCGTCGGCGCCCGAGTCGCAGTGGGCGGGGCAGTCCCGACCCCAAGCCCAGCAGGCCCAGCGTGCGCAGGCACGGTTGGCGCCCGGCTATCGCTGGATCGCGGTACGTCCCGGCGCCCCGCCGCCGGCCCGTCCGCAGCGGCGCCCACTGGGGCCGACGCCGCGGTATCACACCATTCCGCGGTGGGGCCTGTTCCAGGACTTCGGCGTCGCCGAACATCAGCAGCAGAGCACCCGGACCGGTCCGACGGCCCACACCGTGCGCCTGGTCATGGTTCTCGCGATGATCGCGCTCGCGGGTGCGGCGTTCGCGCACATCCTGCGGTACGTGCTGCTCCTGATCAACCGCAGCGTGCTGCTGCACCCGGTGATCGCCTGGGGTGGAGTCCTGCTCGGCATGCTCGCGAGTCTGCTGGTCCTCGCGGTCATGGCGATCACCGTCGTGACGATAATCTCGTGGCTGGTCGCACGCAGGCGTGAGGCGTATTCGCAACGCGGACAAGAAGACCCACGTTCAGCACTCGAATTGTGGGTGTGGTGTCTGGTGCCGGCCGTGAACGTGTTGATGGCGCCGGTGCTGGTGCTGGAACTGGCGCGGCTCGAGAACCGTCTGACGCTTTTGCGGCGCCCGATCGTGGTGTGGTGGATCGTGTGGGCGCTCAGCGCCATCGTGGCCACCTGGTCGATCGCCAGCACGGTGTTCGTCACGTTCTTCAACAACACCCCGCAGAACATCGCCGACAACACCGTGACCGTGACGATCGGCTATCTGCTCGGGCTGGCGGCCCTGCTGCTGGCCTATCGGGTGTTCCAGGGATTCGAGGCCGCCCAGACCGGCGGACGCAACGTGCGGCGCTGGGTCGTCGTGGCAGAAGGTGCGGCAAGCCCTGCGGCCCCGAGCACAGCGTCCACCGATACGACCACCAAACCCGACACGGCTGAGCAACCGGACCGCGAACCGGCCGACGAACAGGCACAACGGCGGGAATCGGCCGTTGCGGTTGAGCGCGCCGGTCAGAACCCGGCAGCATAG
- a CDS encoding glycerophosphodiester phosphodiesterase, whose protein sequence is MNVADAGADGQAPTGPTHPFVVAHRGASADRPEHTLAAYDLALQEGADGLECDVRLTRDGHLVCVHDRRVDRTSTGTGLVSEMTLAELRKLNFGSWHSSWRPDSSDDDTGVLTLDELVRMALDWNRPVKLFIETKHPVRYGALVENKLLALLHRYGIASPASADMARAVVMSFSAAAVWRIRRAAPMLPTVLLGETSRYLGGSAATTVGATAVGPSITTLREHPELVDRAAAQGRALYCWTVDHYEDVRFCRDVGVAWIATNHPGRTKEWLQNGLTGAGRD, encoded by the coding sequence ATGAACGTGGCCGACGCTGGAGCCGATGGGCAGGCACCAACGGGCCCGACGCATCCGTTCGTGGTGGCGCATCGCGGTGCGTCGGCCGACCGACCCGAACACACCCTCGCCGCCTACGATCTCGCGCTGCAGGAGGGCGCCGACGGTCTGGAATGCGACGTTCGCCTGACGCGTGACGGGCACCTGGTGTGCGTGCACGACCGAAGGGTGGACCGGACATCGACGGGGACCGGTCTGGTGAGCGAGATGACGCTGGCCGAGCTTCGGAAGCTGAATTTCGGCTCGTGGCACTCGAGTTGGCGTCCGGACAGCTCCGATGACGACACCGGTGTGTTGACCCTCGACGAACTCGTCCGGATGGCACTGGACTGGAACCGGCCGGTCAAGCTGTTCATCGAGACCAAGCATCCGGTGCGCTACGGCGCGCTGGTGGAGAACAAGCTTTTGGCCCTGTTGCACCGGTACGGGATCGCCTCACCGGCGTCGGCCGACATGGCGCGCGCGGTCGTGATGTCGTTCTCCGCGGCGGCGGTGTGGCGCATCCGCCGCGCCGCCCCGATGCTGCCGACCGTGCTGCTGGGTGAGACGTCGCGGTATCTGGGCGGCAGCGCCGCCACCACGGTGGGTGCCACCGCGGTGGGTCCGTCGATCACGACGCTGCGCGAGCACCCGGAACTGGTGGACCGGGCCGCGGCCCAGGGGCGTGCGTTGTACTGCTGGACCGTCGACCACTACGAGGACGTCCGGTTCTGCCGGGACGTCGGGGTGGCCTGGATCGCGACGAATCATCCCGGCCGCACCAAGGAGTGGCTGCAGAACGGCCTCACGGGTGCGGGCCGGGACTGA
- a CDS encoding ferritin: MTTSGALDTKFHALVQDQIRSEFTASQQYIAIAVFFDGADLPQLAKHFYGQAVEERNHAMMLVQYLLDRDVEVEIPGVDPVCNSFTTPRDALALALDQERAVTDQISRLASVARDEGDHLGEQFMQWFLKEQVEEVAAMTTLVRIADRAGSNLFHLEDFVAREMSAAGADPTAPRAAGGAL, encoded by the coding sequence ATGACGACCAGCGGCGCACTCGACACGAAATTTCACGCACTTGTCCAAGACCAGATTCGCAGTGAATTCACGGCCTCCCAGCAATACATTGCAATCGCTGTGTTCTTCGATGGCGCCGATCTGCCGCAGCTTGCCAAGCACTTCTACGGCCAAGCGGTCGAAGAGCGCAATCACGCGATGATGCTCGTGCAGTATCTGCTCGACCGTGACGTCGAGGTCGAGATCCCCGGCGTCGACCCGGTGTGCAACAGCTTCACCACGCCGCGAGACGCCCTCGCACTCGCACTCGACCAGGAGCGCGCCGTCACCGACCAGATCAGCCGGCTCGCGAGCGTCGCCCGCGACGAAGGTGACCACCTCGGCGAACAGTTCATGCAATGGTTCCTCAAGGAGCAGGTCGAGGAGGTCGCGGCGATGACCACGCTGGTGCGTATCGCCGACCGCGCCGGTTCGAACCTGTTCCACCTCGAGGACTTCGTCGCCAGGGAGATGTCGGCCGCCGGTGCGGATCCGACGGCGCCGCGCGCGGCCGGCGGCGCACTCTAG
- a CDS encoding LCP family protein: protein MNGFTPPEGDRDPRLRRPGTRPPSGEPSQFIRRDPHHRPPVPPPRQPPPPRHAPPPRQTPAPRQAPVRRGPAAPPPPPQRRPAPPAPARRAPVPPPAVRKTSKTSTPPPPAPAAHKPRRRRRWGRIVLALLMIAVLAGVGALVWIDTSLQRIPALADHQDRPASGRGTTWLLVGSDSREGLTPEQQAELTTGGDLGSGRTDTILLVHIPGLGSSTPATMVSIPRDSYVPIPGYGEDKINAAFSLGGAPLLAQTVEAATGLHLDHYAEVGFGGFAALVDAVGGVTVCPTGPINDPLAGIDLPAGCQELDGRSALGFVRTRATPRADLDRMIHQREFMSALLHRAASPTVWLNPLRWGPMMRAATGTLAVDEDAHVWDLARLAWTLRGELVTTTVPIGEFGHNGAGDVVVWDSDAATRLFDALSTDGPIPPDVLDSPVN, encoded by the coding sequence ATGAACGGTTTCACCCCGCCGGAGGGCGATCGGGATCCGCGTCTGCGGCGTCCCGGTACCCGGCCGCCGTCGGGAGAGCCGTCGCAGTTCATCCGCCGAGATCCCCACCATCGGCCGCCGGTGCCACCTCCACGTCAGCCGCCACCTCCACGTCACGCACCCCCTCCCCGTCAGACGCCAGCGCCGCGTCAGGCACCTGTCCGGCGGGGGCCGGCCGCACCACCGCCGCCTCCGCAGCGGCGCCCGGCTCCCCCTGCACCGGCGCGGCGTGCGCCTGTGCCGCCGCCCGCCGTGCGCAAGACCAGCAAGACCTCGACACCACCCCCTCCTGCGCCGGCCGCACACAAACCACGGCGTCGCCGCCGCTGGGGCCGGATCGTGTTGGCGCTGTTGATGATTGCCGTGCTGGCCGGGGTCGGCGCGCTGGTGTGGATCGACACGTCCCTGCAACGCATACCCGCGCTCGCCGACCACCAGGACCGCCCCGCCTCAGGCCGCGGCACCACGTGGCTGCTCGTGGGGTCGGACAGCCGCGAGGGCCTCACACCGGAACAGCAGGCGGAACTGACCACCGGCGGCGATCTCGGCAGCGGTCGCACCGACACGATCCTCCTGGTGCACATCCCGGGCCTCGGGTCGAGCACACCGGCAACCATGGTGTCGATCCCGCGCGACTCCTACGTCCCGATTCCGGGGTACGGCGAGGACAAGATCAACGCGGCGTTCTCGCTCGGCGGAGCCCCGCTGCTGGCACAGACCGTGGAGGCCGCGACGGGCCTGCACCTCGACCACTACGCCGAGGTCGGTTTCGGCGGCTTCGCGGCCCTGGTCGACGCCGTGGGCGGGGTGACCGTGTGCCCGACCGGACCGATCAACGATCCGCTCGCCGGTATCGATCTGCCGGCCGGCTGCCAGGAACTCGACGGGCGTAGCGCGCTCGGCTTCGTGCGGACACGCGCGACCCCGCGGGCCGACCTGGACCGGATGATCCATCAGCGGGAGTTCATGTCGGCGCTGCTACATCGCGCGGCGAGCCCCACGGTGTGGCTGAACCCCCTGCGTTGGGGTCCGATGATGCGCGCGGCGACCGGCACGCTCGCAGTCGACGAGGACGCGCACGTGTGGGACCTCGCCCGGCTCGCGTGGACGCTGCGCGGCGAGCTGGTCACCACGACGGTGCCGATCGGCGAGTTCGGCCACAACGGTGCCGGCGATGTCGTGGTGTGGGACAGCGATGCCGCGACGCGGCTGTTCGACGCGCTGAGCACCGACGGCCCGATACCGCCTGACGTGCTCGACAGCCCGGTCAATTGA
- a CDS encoding CPBP family intramembrane glutamic endopeptidase: MTRPLEQREHREPSRRTIKIEIAVVLAVTFGLSAYTALLRLIEAVLLGLSGQTVALNPRRSPFDLIDLGLHLAGIFNLLAWGALALYLLWRSGIGPTAIGLGRPRARADGLGGLALAALIGLPGLGFYVVARILGLSADVEPAELYDTWWRIPVLLGSAFANGWAEEVIVVGFLLTRLRQLGISPTRALVISSLLRGAYHLYQGYSAGLGNLVMGLVFGYAWQRTGRLWPLIIAHTLIDAVAFVGYALLAHHLGWLK, from the coding sequence GTGACCCGCCCCCTCGAGCAGCGCGAGCACCGTGAACCATCGCGCCGCACGATCAAGATCGAGATCGCCGTCGTCCTGGCGGTGACATTCGGCCTCAGCGCCTACACGGCACTGCTGCGGCTGATCGAGGCGGTCCTGCTCGGCCTGTCCGGTCAGACCGTCGCGCTCAACCCGCGCCGGTCCCCGTTCGATCTCATCGACCTCGGCCTGCACCTGGCCGGGATCTTCAACCTGCTGGCATGGGGCGCGCTGGCCCTTTATCTGTTGTGGCGCAGCGGCATCGGCCCCACGGCGATCGGCCTGGGCCGCCCGCGGGCGCGCGCCGACGGCCTGGGCGGCCTGGCTCTGGCCGCACTCATCGGCCTGCCCGGACTCGGGTTCTACGTCGTGGCCCGCATCCTGGGACTGAGCGCCGACGTGGAACCCGCCGAACTGTACGACACCTGGTGGCGCATCCCCGTACTCCTCGGCTCGGCATTCGCGAACGGCTGGGCCGAGGAAGTCATCGTCGTGGGCTTCCTGCTCACGCGCCTGCGTCAGCTCGGCATCAGCCCCACGCGTGCGCTGGTGATCTCCAGCCTGCTGCGCGGCGCCTACCACCTCTACCAGGGTTACAGCGCGGGGCTCGGCAACCTCGTGATGGGCCTGGTGTTCGGCTACGCATGGCAGCGCACCGGACGGCTGTGGCCGCTGATCATCGCCCACACCCTCATCGACGCGGTGGCATTCGTCGGTTACGCCCTGCTGGCACATCATCTCGGCTGGCTGAAGTAG
- a CDS encoding DUF2470 domain-containing protein, with the protein MAVAAPTTAERIRSACARGGGAMLAVEGIEPLATPVHHLLQDGSFAITVPENGPLVGTVLSSGSAGVQAVVEMTDYAPLPLREPVRSLVWIRGRLQHVPGSEVADLLDLVATENPNPALLQVNSSPTGDADDTHALLRLEIESIVVADSTGAEAVSVGALLAARPDPFCAMESSWLQHMESAHRDVVDRLATRLPVALRQGRVRPLGLDRYGVQLRVENEDGDHDVRLPFPAPVDDVPGLSKAIRVLMGCPFLNGLRARRI; encoded by the coding sequence ATGGCAGTAGCAGCACCGACGACGGCCGAGCGGATCCGTAGCGCATGCGCCCGTGGCGGCGGTGCGATGCTCGCCGTCGAGGGCATCGAGCCGCTGGCCACGCCCGTGCACCACCTGCTCCAGGACGGCTCGTTCGCGATCACCGTCCCCGAGAACGGGCCGCTCGTGGGCACGGTGCTGTCCTCCGGTTCTGCCGGTGTGCAGGCCGTGGTGGAGATGACCGACTACGCGCCGCTGCCGCTGCGTGAACCGGTGCGCTCACTGGTGTGGATCCGCGGACGCCTGCAGCACGTACCCGGCTCCGAGGTGGCCGACCTCCTCGACCTGGTCGCCACCGAGAACCCCAATCCCGCGCTGCTGCAGGTCAACTCCTCGCCCACCGGCGACGCCGACGATACGCATGCCCTGCTGCGCCTGGAGATCGAGTCGATCGTGGTCGCCGACTCCACCGGCGCCGAGGCCGTTTCCGTCGGCGCCCTGCTGGCCGCCCGCCCTGATCCGTTCTGCGCCATGGAGTCCAGCTGGCTGCAGCACATGGAGTCGGCACACCGCGATGTCGTCGACCGGCTCGCCACGCGTCTTCCCGTCGCGCTGCGGCAGGGCCGGGTCCGGCCGCTGGGCCTCGACCGCTACGGCGTGCAGTTGCGCGTCGAGAACGAGGACGGCGATCACGACGTGCGGCTGCCGTTCCCCGCGCCGGTCGACGACGTACCCGGCCTGAGCAAGGCGATCCGGGTGCTCATGGGCTGCCCGTTCCTCAACGGGCTGCGCGCGCGCCGGATCTGA
- the pheA gene encoding prephenate dehydratase, which produces MPRIAYLGPEGTFTEAALLQMVDQGMVPGPAERAGGFTAVRTDSTPGALSAVREGRADFACVPIENSIDGSVLPTLDSLAAASPLQIYAELTLDVAFTIVVRPGHVGPVRTVAAFPVAAAQVRHWLAANLPEAEVVPAHSNAAAAHDVADGKADAGVSTRLAAARCGLDVLAADVVDEPNARTRFVLVGLPGTPPRATGADRTAVVLRLANEPGALVTAMTEFSIRDIDLTRIESRPTRTELGTYMFFLDCVGHIDDDPVAEALKALYRRCVDVRYLGSWPTGSAAGAPPPRLDEATQWLEGLRAGSGGA; this is translated from the coding sequence GTGCCGCGAATCGCATATCTGGGCCCAGAGGGAACCTTCACCGAGGCGGCATTGCTGCAGATGGTGGACCAGGGCATGGTCCCGGGCCCGGCCGAGCGCGCCGGCGGATTCACGGCCGTCCGGACCGACAGCACGCCCGGTGCGCTGAGCGCCGTCCGGGAAGGCCGCGCCGATTTCGCGTGCGTGCCGATCGAGAACTCGATCGACGGTTCGGTACTGCCCACCCTCGACAGCCTCGCGGCGGCAAGCCCGCTGCAGATCTACGCCGAGCTGACCCTCGATGTGGCATTCACGATCGTCGTTCGGCCCGGCCACGTCGGCCCGGTGCGCACCGTCGCGGCGTTCCCGGTGGCCGCGGCACAGGTGCGCCACTGGCTCGCGGCGAATCTGCCCGAGGCAGAGGTGGTTCCGGCCCACTCGAACGCCGCTGCGGCGCACGACGTGGCCGACGGAAAGGCCGACGCGGGCGTGAGCACGCGCCTGGCGGCGGCGCGCTGCGGCCTCGACGTGCTGGCCGCCGATGTCGTCGACGAACCCAACGCCCGCACACGGTTCGTCCTCGTCGGTCTGCCCGGCACACCGCCACGGGCCACCGGCGCCGACCGCACCGCCGTGGTGTTGCGGCTGGCCAACGAACCCGGTGCCCTGGTCACGGCCATGACCGAGTTCTCGATTCGTGACATCGACCTGACCCGCATCGAATCCCGCCCGACGCGAACCGAGTTGGGCACCTACATGTTCTTCCTCGACTGCGTCGGGCACATCGACGACGATCCGGTCGCCGAGGCACTCAAAGCGCTCTACCGACGTTGTGTGGATGTGCGATATCTGGGTTCCTGGCCGACGGGGTCGGCCGCAGGCGCGCCGCCTCCGCGTTTGGACGAGGCGACGCAGTGGCTCGAGGGCTTACGCGCCGGATCGGGCGGCGCATGA
- a CDS encoding histidine phosphatase family protein, with translation MSGRLVLVRHGQSRANVDRRLDTRPPGAELTDLGHDQARRFVTVFPRRPALVAHSVARRAAQTASGIAGEIGLTPQEFEGVHEVQVGELEDRNDDAAIAQFEAIYQRWHQGELDVPMPGGESAVDVLDRYVPVVDHLRMNYLADDGFDSDIVLVSHGAAIRLVAAVLAGVDGSFALEHHLANTESVILTPTADGRWSCERWATHTPPFHPEPEVQPVTDALTSKDPMG, from the coding sequence ATGAGTGGCCGCCTCGTTCTCGTCCGGCACGGGCAGTCGCGCGCGAACGTCGACCGCCGTCTCGACACGCGCCCGCCGGGCGCCGAGCTGACCGATCTCGGGCACGATCAGGCCCGGCGGTTCGTCACGGTGTTCCCGCGGCGGCCCGCGCTCGTCGCGCACTCGGTGGCGCGCCGGGCGGCGCAGACCGCGTCCGGCATCGCCGGTGAGATCGGCCTGACCCCGCAGGAGTTCGAAGGCGTCCACGAGGTGCAGGTGGGCGAGCTGGAAGACCGCAACGACGACGCCGCGATCGCCCAGTTCGAGGCGATCTACCAGCGCTGGCATCAGGGCGAGCTCGACGTACCGATGCCCGGGGGCGAGTCCGCGGTCGACGTGCTCGACCGGTACGTGCCCGTCGTCGACCATCTGCGGATGAACTACCTCGCCGACGACGGGTTCGACAGCGACATCGTGCTGGTGAGCCACGGCGCGGCGATCAGGCTCGTCGCCGCCGTGCTCGCCGGTGTCGACGGCAGCTTCGCGCTCGAACACCACCTGGCCAACACCGAGTCGGTGATCCTCACACCCACCGCCGACGGCCGGTGGAGCTGTGAGCGATGGGCGACGCACACACCGCCGTTCCACCCCGAACCGGAAGTCCAGCCGGTCACCGACGCGCTGACGTCGAAGGATCCGATGGGCTAG
- a CDS encoding metallopeptidase family protein: MAVRMHPQRFEELVSDALDLVPPELAAAIDNVVVLVEDRNSDEPEILGLYQGVALTERDSWYAGSLPDTITIYRDALLDICETEDDVVDEVAITVIHEIAHHFGIDDQRLHELGWG; this comes from the coding sequence GTGGCCGTGCGGATGCACCCGCAACGGTTCGAGGAGCTGGTCTCCGACGCGCTCGACCTGGTACCTCCCGAACTGGCTGCGGCGATCGACAACGTCGTGGTGCTCGTCGAGGACCGCAATTCCGACGAGCCCGAGATCCTCGGGCTGTATCAGGGTGTGGCGCTGACCGAACGGGATTCCTGGTATGCGGGCTCACTGCCCGACACCATCACGATCTATCGCGATGCCCTGCTGGACATCTGCGAGACCGAGGACGATGTGGTCGACGAGGTCGCGATCACCGTGATCCACGAGATCGCCCACCATTTCGGGATCGACGACCAGCGGCTCCACGAGTTGGGGTGGGGATGA
- a CDS encoding septum formation family protein — MERMLEAPEHPDQLPDQPERKGRFWLSLHAASTRRALLLTALGGLLIAGLITALPQSEGANTALSAGAIALGPRGNETFNHVKTGDCLNWPGRNPDAARIVDCGENHRFEVAEAIDMRTFPGSEYGPSAPPPSVDRIKQISQEQCTPALKSYLGPKFDPNGKFTIGLLWSGEKAWKQSGERRMLCGLQLLGPGDTQLEYSGKVAEIDQSKVWPAGTCLGIDPATNQPTDVPVDCAAPHAMEVTGAVNLAEKFPGALPPEDDQDEFIKEACTKQTDAYLAPVQLRSTTLALSYSTISLPSWSAGSRQVSCSIGATLGNGGWSTLVNSAKGSLLINGQPPVAPPDIPAERLNLDPIPMPDVVDTSSGSSSSDSSSSGSSSSSGSSGSSSSSDSSSSGSSESSSSSDQHMPAQATETPSTEPAPTQQNTFNPPPPAAPAPPPPPGVPPAPAPAPAPVPPPPAPAPPGPVDVPPPPGAPVPPPPGP, encoded by the coding sequence ATGGAGCGGATGTTGGAGGCACCAGAGCACCCAGACCAGCTTCCCGATCAGCCCGAACGCAAGGGGCGGTTCTGGCTCAGCCTGCACGCCGCGTCGACGCGGCGTGCGCTGCTGTTGACCGCTCTCGGCGGTCTGCTCATCGCGGGCCTGATCACCGCACTGCCCCAAAGCGAGGGCGCGAACACCGCGCTCAGCGCAGGCGCCATCGCGCTCGGCCCGCGCGGCAACGAGACCTTCAACCACGTCAAGACCGGCGACTGCCTGAACTGGCCGGGACGCAACCCCGACGCGGCGCGCATCGTCGACTGTGGCGAGAACCACCGCTTCGAGGTGGCCGAGGCGATCGACATGCGCACGTTCCCCGGCAGCGAGTACGGCCCGAGCGCCCCGCCGCCGTCGGTGGACCGCATCAAGCAGATCAGTCAGGAACAGTGCACGCCCGCGCTGAAGTCCTATCTGGGGCCCAAGTTCGATCCGAACGGCAAGTTCACCATCGGCCTGTTGTGGTCGGGTGAGAAGGCGTGGAAGCAGTCGGGTGAACGCCGCATGCTGTGCGGGCTGCAGCTGCTCGGACCGGGTGACACCCAGCTGGAGTACAGCGGCAAGGTTGCCGAGATCGACCAGTCCAAGGTCTGGCCGGCCGGCACATGCCTCGGCATCGACCCTGCCACCAATCAGCCCACCGATGTCCCCGTCGACTGCGCGGCACCGCACGCCATGGAGGTGACCGGCGCGGTCAACCTGGCCGAGAAGTTCCCCGGCGCCCTACCACCCGAGGACGACCAGGACGAGTTCATCAAGGAAGCCTGCACCAAGCAGACCGACGCCTACCTGGCCCCGGTGCAGTTGCGCAGCACCACGCTCGCGCTGAGCTACAGCACCATCTCGCTGCCGAGCTGGTCGGCGGGCAGCCGTCAGGTGTCGTGCAGCATCGGCGCGACACTGGGCAACGGTGGCTGGTCCACTCTCGTCAACAGCGCCAAGGGGTCGCTGCTGATCAACGGGCAGCCGCCCGTGGCGCCGCCTGACATCCCGGCCGAGCGGCTCAACCTCGACCCCATCCCGATGCCGGATGTGGTGGACACGTCGTCCGGGTCCTCGAGCTCCGATTCGTCTTCGTCGGGTTCGTCCTCGTCCTCGGGGTCCTCAGGATCGTCGAGTTCGTCGGACTCCTCCTCGTCGGGCTCGTCGGAGTCATCGTCGTCGAGCGATCAGCACATGCCCGCGCAGGCGACCGAGACTCCCTCGACCGAGCCGGCTCCGACGCAGCAGAACACGTTCAACCCGCCGCCGCCCGCGGCACCCGCGCCGCCGCCGCCACCGGGCGTTCCGCCCGCACCGGCACCGGCACCCGCGCCCGTACCGCCCCCACCGGCACCGGCACCACCCGGTCCGGTCGACGTTCCGCCGCCGCCCGGTGCGCCGGTGCCCCCGCCGCCGGGTCCGTGA
- the serS gene encoding serine--tRNA ligase, translating into MIDLRLLRENPDIVRASQRARGEDPALVDALLAADAARRSAVSAADNLRAEQKAASKLVGKASPDERPALLQKAKDLAEQVKGAEAAQAEAEKAFTAAHMAIANVIIEGVPAGGEDDFVVLETVGEPPAIENPRDHLELGESLGLIDMERGAKVSGSRFYFLTGPGAMLQLGLLQLAAQVAVRNGFTLMIPPVLVRPEVMSGTGFLGAHADEVYRLEADDMYLVGTSEVPLAGYHADEILDLSDGPRRYAGWSSCFRREAGSYGKDTRGIIRVHQFDKVEGFIYCKPEDAEAEHERLLGWQREMLAAIEVPYRVIDVAAGDLGSSAARKYDCEAWVPTQQTYRELTSTSNCTTFQARRLATRYRDENGKPQIAATLNGTLATTRWLVAILENHQQPDGSVRVPAALVPYVGTEVLKP; encoded by the coding sequence GTGATCGACCTCAGGCTGCTGCGCGAGAATCCCGACATCGTCCGCGCGTCCCAACGCGCCCGCGGCGAGGACCCGGCGCTGGTGGACGCGCTGCTGGCCGCCGATGCGGCGCGCCGCTCGGCGGTGTCGGCCGCCGACAACCTGCGGGCCGAGCAGAAGGCCGCCAGCAAGCTCGTCGGCAAGGCGTCCCCCGACGAACGCCCCGCCCTGCTGCAGAAGGCCAAGGATCTCGCCGAGCAGGTCAAGGGCGCCGAGGCCGCGCAGGCCGAGGCCGAGAAGGCGTTCACCGCGGCGCACATGGCCATCGCCAACGTGATCATCGAGGGCGTGCCCGCAGGCGGCGAGGACGACTTCGTCGTGCTGGAGACCGTGGGTGAGCCGCCGGCCATCGAGAACCCCAGGGACCACCTGGAACTCGGCGAGTCACTCGGCCTGATCGACATGGAACGCGGCGCCAAGGTGTCGGGGTCGCGGTTCTACTTCCTGACCGGCCCGGGCGCCATGCTGCAGCTCGGCCTGTTGCAGCTCGCCGCGCAGGTGGCCGTGCGCAACGGGTTCACGCTCATGATCCCGCCCGTGCTGGTGCGCCCCGAGGTGATGAGCGGCACCGGCTTCCTCGGTGCGCATGCCGACGAGGTGTACCGGCTGGAGGCCGACGACATGTACCTCGTCGGGACCTCCGAGGTCCCGCTGGCCGGCTACCACGCCGACGAGATCCTCGATCTGTCCGACGGACCGCGCCGCTACGCGGGCTGGTCGTCGTGCTTCCGCCGCGAGGCGGGCAGCTACGGCAAGGACACCCGCGGCATCATCCGCGTGCATCAGTTCGACAAGGTCGAGGGCTTCATCTACTGCAAGCCCGAGGACGCCGAGGCCGAACACGAGCGGCTGCTGGGCTGGCAGCGCGAGATGCTGGCCGCCATCGAGGTGCCGTACCGCGTCATCGACGTCGCCGCGGGCGATCTCGGTTCGTCGGCCGCCCGCAAGTACGACTGCGAGGCGTGGGTGCCCACGCAGCAGACCTACCGGGAGCTCACGTCGACGTCGAACTGTACGACGTTCCAGGCGCGCCGGCTGGCCACCCGCTACCGCGACGAGAACGGCAAGCCGCAGATCGCCGCGACCCTCAACGGAACGCTCGCCACGACGCGTTGGCTCGTGGCGATCCTGGAGAACCACCAGCAACCAGACGGCAGCGTGCGTGTTCCCGCCGCCCTGGTTCCCTACGTCGGAACGGAAGTGCTCAAACCATGA